A region from the Medicago truncatula cultivar Jemalong A17 chromosome 6, MtrunA17r5.0-ANR, whole genome shotgun sequence genome encodes:
- the LOC25497293 gene encoding disease resistance protein RPV1 isoform X6, protein MAMQSPSRVFLNFRGSDTRNNFTGNLYKALVDKGIRTFIDENDLQRGDEITPSLVKAIEESRICIPIFSANYASSSFCLDELVHIIHCYKTKSCLVLPVFYGVDPTDVRRHTCSYGEYLTKHEEGFQNNEKNMERLRQWKMALTQAANLSGYHYSPHEYEHKFIEKIVQYISNNINHDFLNVAKYPVGLQSRIEQVKLLLDMGSEDEVRMVGLFGTGGMGKSTLAKAVFNFLADQFEGVCFLHNVRENSSHNNLKHLQKMLLSKIVKFDGKLEDVSEGIPIIKERLSRKKILLIVDDVDKLEQLEALAGGLDWFGHGSRVIITTRDKHLLACHGITSTHAVEELNETEALELLRRMAFKNDKVPSSYEEILNRVVTYASGLPLAIVTIGGNLFGRKVEDWKRTLDEYENIPDKDIQRILQVSYDALKEKDQSVFLDIACCFKGCKWTKVKKILHAHYGHCIEHHVGVLAEKCLIGHWEYDTYVTLHDLIEDMGKEVVRQESPKKPGERSRLWFHDDILNVLRDNMGTENIEMIYLKFDPTARETEWDGMACKKMTNLKTLIIEDGNYFSGGPGHLPSSLRYWKWISCPLKSLSCISSKEFNYMKVLTLDFCEYLTHIPDVSGLPNLEKCSFRYCFSLITIPSSIGHLNKLEILNAYGCSKLEHFPELLCKMSNIKDIKIYDTSIEELPYSFQNFSEIQRLTIYGYYLPGKLRFQKYNDKMNSIVFSNVEHVELRNNNLSDECLPILLKWFVNVTFLDLSQNNFTILPECLGECHRLKHLYLKKCKALEEIRGIPPNLERLFAQTT, encoded by the exons ATGGCTATGCAATCACCTTCCAGAGTGTTCCTCAATTTCAGGGGCAGTGACACTCGCAACAATTTTACCGGTAATCTCTATAAGGCTCTTGTTGACAAGGGAATTCGTACTTTCATTGATGAAAATGATCTTCAAAGAGGAGATGAAATCACACCATCACTTGTCAAGGCCATTGAAGAATCTAGGATTTGTATTCCCATATTTTCTGCCAACTATGcatcttcttcattttgtttggaCGAACTTGTCCACATCATTCACTGCTACAAGACAAAGAGTTGCTTAGTATTACCCGTTTTCTATGGTGTGGATCCTACTGATGTTCGACGTCATACATGTAGTTATGGTGAATATCTGACTAAGCATGAAGAGGGGTTCCAAAATAACGAGAAAAACATGGAGCGATTGCGTCAATGGAAGATGGCTCTTACTCAAGCTGCTAATTTGTCCGGCTATCATTATAGTCCTCATGA ATATGAACACAAGTTTATTGAGAAGATAGTCCAATACATCTCCAACAATATCAATCATGATTTTTTAAACGTAGCCAAATACCCTGTTGGATTACAGTCCCGAATAGAACAAGTGAAATTGCTTCTTGACATGGGCTCTGAGGATGAGGTCCGCATGGTAGGACTTTTTGGTACTGGAGGCATGGGTAAATCAACACTTGCAAAAgcagtttttaattttcttgcTGATCAATTTGAAGGTGTATGTTTTCTTCATAATGTCAGAGAGAATTCAAGTCATAATAACCTGAAACATCTCCAAAAGATGCTCCtttcaaaaatagttaaatttgaCGGTAAGTTAGAAGATGTTAGTGAGGGAATACCAATCATAAAGGAAAGACTATCTAGAAAGAAGATTCTTttgattgttgatgatgttgacaAACTGGAGCAGCTAGAGGCTTTGGCTGGAGGACTTGATTGGTTCGGTCATGGAAGCAGAGTCATCATTACCACTCGTGATAAACACTTACTAGCCTGTCATGGGATTACAAGTACACATGCAGTAGAAGAATTGAATGAGACAGAAGCTCTTGAATTGTTGAGGCGAATGgcttttaaaaatgacaaagttCCTTCAAGTTATGAAGAGATTTTAAACCGTGTAGTTACTTATGCATCTGGCCTGCCCTTAGCAATAGTAACAATAGGGGGCAATTTGTTTGGAAGGAAGGTAGAAGATTGGAAGCGTACATTAGATGAGTATGAAAATATTCCCGATAAAGATATCCAAAGGATACTTCAAGTAAGCTATGATGCTTTGAAGGAAAAGGATCAGAGTGTCTTTCTAGACATTGCTTGTTGCTTCAAAGGGTGTAAATGGACAAAGgttaaaaaaatacttcatgCTCATTATGGCCATTGCATAGAACATCATGTTGGAGTGTTGGCTGAAAAATGTCTCATAGGTCATTGGGAATATGACACTTATGTGACCTTACATGACTTGATAGAGGACATGGGTAAAGAAGTCGTTCGACAAGAATCTCCCAAGAAGCCTGGAGAACGCAGTAGGTTGTGGTTTCACGATGATATACTTAACGTTTTAAGAGATAATATG gGAACTGAGAATAttgaaatgatatatttaaaatttgaccCAACGGCAAGAGAAACAGAGTGGGATGGAATGGCTTGCAAGAAGATGACAAATCTCAAAACACTTATCATTGAAGATGGTAATTACTTTTCTGGGGGTCCTGGGCATCTTCCAAGTAGTTTGAGATATTGGAAATGGATAAGTTGTCCTTTGAAGTCTCTTTCTTGTATTTCGAGCAAG gAGTTCAACTATATGAAAGTCTTGACATTGGATTTTTGTGAATATTTAACCCATATACCCGATGTCTCGGGTCTTCCAAATCTAGAAAAGTGCTCATTTCGATATTGTTTTAGTTTAATTACAATTCCCAGTTCGATTGGACACCTAAATAAACTTGAAATCTTAAATGCATATGGTTGCAGCAAACTTGAGCATTTTCCAGAATTATTATGTAAGATgtcaaatataaaagatattaaGATATATGATACTTCCATAGAAGAATTGCCatattcatttcaaaatttcagtGAAATTCAACGGTTAACAATATATGGATACTACCTACCGGGAAAGCTCAGGTTCcaaaaatataatgataaaaTGAATTCAATAGTGTTTTCAAATGTGGAACATGTTGAGCTCAGAAACAACAACCTCTCAGATGAATGTCTCCCAATACTTCTCAAGTGGTTTGTTAATGTGACATTTCTAGACTTATCGCAGAACAATTTCACAATTCTTCCCGAGTGCCTTGGTGAATGTCACCGTCTTAAGCATCTTTATTTGAAGAAGTGCAAGGCTCTTGAGGAAATTAGAGGGATTCCACCAAATCTTGAAAGGCTTTTTGCAC AAACTACATGA
- the LOC25497293 gene encoding disease resistance protein RPV1 isoform X5, producing the protein MAMQSPSRVFLNFRGSDTRNNFTGNLYKALVDKGIRTFIDENDLQRGDEITPSLVKAIEESRICIPIFSANYASSSFCLDELVHIIHCYKTKSCLVLPVFYGVDPTDVRRHTCSYGEYLTKHEEGFQNNEKNMERLRQWKMALTQAANLSGYHYSPHEYEHKFIEKIVQYISNNINHDFLNVAKYPVGLQSRIEQVKLLLDMGSEDEVRMVGLFGTGGMGKSTLAKAVFNFLADQFEGVCFLHNVRENSSHNNLKHLQKMLLSKIVKFDGKLEDVSEGIPIIKERLSRKKILLIVDDVDKLEQLEALAGGLDWFGHGSRVIITTRDKHLLACHGITSTHAVEELNETEALELLRRMAFKNDKVPSSYEEILNRVVTYASGLPLAIVTIGGNLFGRKVEDWKRTLDEYENIPDKDIQRILQVSYDALKEKDQSVFLDIACCFKGCKWTKVKKILHAHYGHCIEHHVGVLAEKCLIGHWEYDTYVTLHDLIEDMGKEVVRQESPKKPGERSRLWFHDDILNVLRDNMGTENIEMIYLKFDPTARETEWDGMACKKMTNLKTLIIEDGNYFSGGPGHLPSSLRYWKWISCPLKSLSCISSKEFNYMKVLTLDFCEYLTHIPDVSGLPNLEKCSFRYCFSLITIPSSIGHLNKLEILNAYGCSKLEHFPELLCKMSNIKDIKIYDTSIEELPYSFQNFSEIQRLTIYGYYLPGKLRFQKYNDKMNSIVFSNVEHVELRNNNLSDECLPILLKWFVNVTFLDLSQNNFTILPECLGECHRLKHLYLKKCKALEEIRGIPPNLERLFARGCYSLISSSIRMLMSQVETTMKC; encoded by the exons ATGGCTATGCAATCACCTTCCAGAGTGTTCCTCAATTTCAGGGGCAGTGACACTCGCAACAATTTTACCGGTAATCTCTATAAGGCTCTTGTTGACAAGGGAATTCGTACTTTCATTGATGAAAATGATCTTCAAAGAGGAGATGAAATCACACCATCACTTGTCAAGGCCATTGAAGAATCTAGGATTTGTATTCCCATATTTTCTGCCAACTATGcatcttcttcattttgtttggaCGAACTTGTCCACATCATTCACTGCTACAAGACAAAGAGTTGCTTAGTATTACCCGTTTTCTATGGTGTGGATCCTACTGATGTTCGACGTCATACATGTAGTTATGGTGAATATCTGACTAAGCATGAAGAGGGGTTCCAAAATAACGAGAAAAACATGGAGCGATTGCGTCAATGGAAGATGGCTCTTACTCAAGCTGCTAATTTGTCCGGCTATCATTATAGTCCTCATGA ATATGAACACAAGTTTATTGAGAAGATAGTCCAATACATCTCCAACAATATCAATCATGATTTTTTAAACGTAGCCAAATACCCTGTTGGATTACAGTCCCGAATAGAACAAGTGAAATTGCTTCTTGACATGGGCTCTGAGGATGAGGTCCGCATGGTAGGACTTTTTGGTACTGGAGGCATGGGTAAATCAACACTTGCAAAAgcagtttttaattttcttgcTGATCAATTTGAAGGTGTATGTTTTCTTCATAATGTCAGAGAGAATTCAAGTCATAATAACCTGAAACATCTCCAAAAGATGCTCCtttcaaaaatagttaaatttgaCGGTAAGTTAGAAGATGTTAGTGAGGGAATACCAATCATAAAGGAAAGACTATCTAGAAAGAAGATTCTTttgattgttgatgatgttgacaAACTGGAGCAGCTAGAGGCTTTGGCTGGAGGACTTGATTGGTTCGGTCATGGAAGCAGAGTCATCATTACCACTCGTGATAAACACTTACTAGCCTGTCATGGGATTACAAGTACACATGCAGTAGAAGAATTGAATGAGACAGAAGCTCTTGAATTGTTGAGGCGAATGgcttttaaaaatgacaaagttCCTTCAAGTTATGAAGAGATTTTAAACCGTGTAGTTACTTATGCATCTGGCCTGCCCTTAGCAATAGTAACAATAGGGGGCAATTTGTTTGGAAGGAAGGTAGAAGATTGGAAGCGTACATTAGATGAGTATGAAAATATTCCCGATAAAGATATCCAAAGGATACTTCAAGTAAGCTATGATGCTTTGAAGGAAAAGGATCAGAGTGTCTTTCTAGACATTGCTTGTTGCTTCAAAGGGTGTAAATGGACAAAGgttaaaaaaatacttcatgCTCATTATGGCCATTGCATAGAACATCATGTTGGAGTGTTGGCTGAAAAATGTCTCATAGGTCATTGGGAATATGACACTTATGTGACCTTACATGACTTGATAGAGGACATGGGTAAAGAAGTCGTTCGACAAGAATCTCCCAAGAAGCCTGGAGAACGCAGTAGGTTGTGGTTTCACGATGATATACTTAACGTTTTAAGAGATAATATG gGAACTGAGAATAttgaaatgatatatttaaaatttgaccCAACGGCAAGAGAAACAGAGTGGGATGGAATGGCTTGCAAGAAGATGACAAATCTCAAAACACTTATCATTGAAGATGGTAATTACTTTTCTGGGGGTCCTGGGCATCTTCCAAGTAGTTTGAGATATTGGAAATGGATAAGTTGTCCTTTGAAGTCTCTTTCTTGTATTTCGAGCAAG gAGTTCAACTATATGAAAGTCTTGACATTGGATTTTTGTGAATATTTAACCCATATACCCGATGTCTCGGGTCTTCCAAATCTAGAAAAGTGCTCATTTCGATATTGTTTTAGTTTAATTACAATTCCCAGTTCGATTGGACACCTAAATAAACTTGAAATCTTAAATGCATATGGTTGCAGCAAACTTGAGCATTTTCCAGAATTATTATGTAAGATgtcaaatataaaagatattaaGATATATGATACTTCCATAGAAGAATTGCCatattcatttcaaaatttcagtGAAATTCAACGGTTAACAATATATGGATACTACCTACCGGGAAAGCTCAGGTTCcaaaaatataatgataaaaTGAATTCAATAGTGTTTTCAAATGTGGAACATGTTGAGCTCAGAAACAACAACCTCTCAGATGAATGTCTCCCAATACTTCTCAAGTGGTTTGTTAATGTGACATTTCTAGACTTATCGCAGAACAATTTCACAATTCTTCCCGAGTGCCTTGGTGAATGTCACCGTCTTAAGCATCTTTATTTGAAGAAGTGCAAGGCTCTTGAGGAAATTAGAGGGATTCCACCAAATCTTGAAAGGCTTTTTGCACGCGGGTGTTATTCATTGATTTCCTCAAGTATAAGAATGTTAATGAGTCAg GTCGAAACGACTATGAAGTGCTGA
- the LOC25497293 gene encoding disease resistance protein RPV1 isoform X1, with amino-acid sequence MAMQSPSRVFLNFRGSDTRNNFTGNLYKALVDKGIRTFIDENDLQRGDEITPSLVKAIEESRICIPIFSANYASSSFCLDELVHIIHCYKTKSCLVLPVFYGVDPTDVRRHTCSYGEYLTKHEEGFQNNEKNMERLRQWKMALTQAANLSGYHYSPHEYEHKFIEKIVQYISNNINHDFLNVAKYPVGLQSRIEQVKLLLDMGSEDEVRMVGLFGTGGMGKSTLAKAVFNFLADQFEGVCFLHNVRENSSHNNLKHLQKMLLSKIVKFDGKLEDVSEGIPIIKERLSRKKILLIVDDVDKLEQLEALAGGLDWFGHGSRVIITTRDKHLLACHGITSTHAVEELNETEALELLRRMAFKNDKVPSSYEEILNRVVTYASGLPLAIVTIGGNLFGRKVEDWKRTLDEYENIPDKDIQRILQVSYDALKEKDQSVFLDIACCFKGCKWTKVKKILHAHYGHCIEHHVGVLAEKCLIGHWEYDTYVTLHDLIEDMGKEVVRQESPKKPGERSRLWFHDDILNVLRDNMGTENIEMIYLKFDPTARETEWDGMACKKMTNLKTLIIEDGNYFSGGPGHLPSSLRYWKWISCPLKSLSCISSKEFNYMKVLTLDFCEYLTHIPDVSGLPNLEKCSFRYCFSLITIPSSIGHLNKLEILNAYGCSKLEHFPELLCKMSNIKDIKIYDTSIEELPYSFQNFSEIQRLTIYGYYLPGKLRFQKYNDKMNSIVFSNVEHVELRNNNLSDECLPILLKWFVNVTFLDLSQNNFTILPECLGECHRLKHLYLKKCKALEEIRGIPPNLERLFARGCYSLISSSIRMLMSQKLHESGCTHFLFPNTTERIPDWFEHQSRGGTISFWFDKELPSISFSFILICQLYIYPTIKLFVDGYEKEISCKFTGEFSVLVDNDTFLNDHTTLLHIKLEEDNELGVRLLKNEWIHVEFKLGCCYSGFDEEKIFENTQIGIHVWKEKSNTEGGVRFIDPSLSQFMCLL; translated from the exons ATGGCTATGCAATCACCTTCCAGAGTGTTCCTCAATTTCAGGGGCAGTGACACTCGCAACAATTTTACCGGTAATCTCTATAAGGCTCTTGTTGACAAGGGAATTCGTACTTTCATTGATGAAAATGATCTTCAAAGAGGAGATGAAATCACACCATCACTTGTCAAGGCCATTGAAGAATCTAGGATTTGTATTCCCATATTTTCTGCCAACTATGcatcttcttcattttgtttggaCGAACTTGTCCACATCATTCACTGCTACAAGACAAAGAGTTGCTTAGTATTACCCGTTTTCTATGGTGTGGATCCTACTGATGTTCGACGTCATACATGTAGTTATGGTGAATATCTGACTAAGCATGAAGAGGGGTTCCAAAATAACGAGAAAAACATGGAGCGATTGCGTCAATGGAAGATGGCTCTTACTCAAGCTGCTAATTTGTCCGGCTATCATTATAGTCCTCATGA ATATGAACACAAGTTTATTGAGAAGATAGTCCAATACATCTCCAACAATATCAATCATGATTTTTTAAACGTAGCCAAATACCCTGTTGGATTACAGTCCCGAATAGAACAAGTGAAATTGCTTCTTGACATGGGCTCTGAGGATGAGGTCCGCATGGTAGGACTTTTTGGTACTGGAGGCATGGGTAAATCAACACTTGCAAAAgcagtttttaattttcttgcTGATCAATTTGAAGGTGTATGTTTTCTTCATAATGTCAGAGAGAATTCAAGTCATAATAACCTGAAACATCTCCAAAAGATGCTCCtttcaaaaatagttaaatttgaCGGTAAGTTAGAAGATGTTAGTGAGGGAATACCAATCATAAAGGAAAGACTATCTAGAAAGAAGATTCTTttgattgttgatgatgttgacaAACTGGAGCAGCTAGAGGCTTTGGCTGGAGGACTTGATTGGTTCGGTCATGGAAGCAGAGTCATCATTACCACTCGTGATAAACACTTACTAGCCTGTCATGGGATTACAAGTACACATGCAGTAGAAGAATTGAATGAGACAGAAGCTCTTGAATTGTTGAGGCGAATGgcttttaaaaatgacaaagttCCTTCAAGTTATGAAGAGATTTTAAACCGTGTAGTTACTTATGCATCTGGCCTGCCCTTAGCAATAGTAACAATAGGGGGCAATTTGTTTGGAAGGAAGGTAGAAGATTGGAAGCGTACATTAGATGAGTATGAAAATATTCCCGATAAAGATATCCAAAGGATACTTCAAGTAAGCTATGATGCTTTGAAGGAAAAGGATCAGAGTGTCTTTCTAGACATTGCTTGTTGCTTCAAAGGGTGTAAATGGACAAAGgttaaaaaaatacttcatgCTCATTATGGCCATTGCATAGAACATCATGTTGGAGTGTTGGCTGAAAAATGTCTCATAGGTCATTGGGAATATGACACTTATGTGACCTTACATGACTTGATAGAGGACATGGGTAAAGAAGTCGTTCGACAAGAATCTCCCAAGAAGCCTGGAGAACGCAGTAGGTTGTGGTTTCACGATGATATACTTAACGTTTTAAGAGATAATATG gGAACTGAGAATAttgaaatgatatatttaaaatttgaccCAACGGCAAGAGAAACAGAGTGGGATGGAATGGCTTGCAAGAAGATGACAAATCTCAAAACACTTATCATTGAAGATGGTAATTACTTTTCTGGGGGTCCTGGGCATCTTCCAAGTAGTTTGAGATATTGGAAATGGATAAGTTGTCCTTTGAAGTCTCTTTCTTGTATTTCGAGCAAG gAGTTCAACTATATGAAAGTCTTGACATTGGATTTTTGTGAATATTTAACCCATATACCCGATGTCTCGGGTCTTCCAAATCTAGAAAAGTGCTCATTTCGATATTGTTTTAGTTTAATTACAATTCCCAGTTCGATTGGACACCTAAATAAACTTGAAATCTTAAATGCATATGGTTGCAGCAAACTTGAGCATTTTCCAGAATTATTATGTAAGATgtcaaatataaaagatattaaGATATATGATACTTCCATAGAAGAATTGCCatattcatttcaaaatttcagtGAAATTCAACGGTTAACAATATATGGATACTACCTACCGGGAAAGCTCAGGTTCcaaaaatataatgataaaaTGAATTCAATAGTGTTTTCAAATGTGGAACATGTTGAGCTCAGAAACAACAACCTCTCAGATGAATGTCTCCCAATACTTCTCAAGTGGTTTGTTAATGTGACATTTCTAGACTTATCGCAGAACAATTTCACAATTCTTCCCGAGTGCCTTGGTGAATGTCACCGTCTTAAGCATCTTTATTTGAAGAAGTGCAAGGCTCTTGAGGAAATTAGAGGGATTCCACCAAATCTTGAAAGGCTTTTTGCACGCGGGTGTTATTCATTGATTTCCTCAAGTATAAGAATGTTAATGAGTCAg AAACTACATGAGTCTGGGTGCACCCATTTTCTATTCCCAAACACAACGGAAAGGATTCCTGATTGGTTTGAGCACCAAAGCAGGGGAGGCACAATTTCTTTCTGGTTTGATAAAGAACTCCCttctattagtttttcttttattcttatttGTCAGCTCTACATATACCCAACAATCAAATTATTTGTGGATGGATATGAAAAAGAGATAAGTTGCAAATTCACTGGGGAATTTAGTGTGCTAGTGGACAATGATACTTTTTTGAATGACCATACAACTTTGTTGCATATAAAATTGGAAGAAGATAATGAACTCGGTGTAAgacttttgaaaaatgaatggaTCCATGTGGAGTTTAAGTTGGGGTGTTGTTATTCGGGGTTCGATGAGGAAAAGATATTCGAAAACACGCAAATCGGAATCCACGTGTGGAAGGAGAAAAGCAACACGGAGGGGGGTGTGAGATTCATTGATCCTTCATTATCACAATTTATGTGCCTCCTCTAA
- the LOC25497293 gene encoding disease resistance protein RPV1 isoform X2, with translation MAMQSPSRVFLNFRGSDTRNNFTGNLYKALVDKGIRTFIDENDLQRGDEITPSLVKAIEESRICIPIFSANYASSSFCLDELVHIIHCYKTKSCLVLPVFYGVDPTDVRRHTCSYGEYLTKHEEGFQNNEKNMERLRQWKMALTQAANLSGYHYSPHEYEHKFIEKIVQYISNNINHDFLNVAKYPVGLQSRIEQVKLLLDMGSEDEVRMVGLFGTGGMGKSTLAKAVFNFLADQFEGVCFLHNVRENSSHNNLKHLQKMLLSKIVKFDGKLEDVSEGIPIIKERLSRKKILLIVDDVDKLEQLEALAGGLDWFGHGSRVIITTRDKHLLACHGITSTHAVEELNETEALELLRRMAFKNDKVPSSYEEILNRVVTYASGLPLAIVTIGGNLFGRKVEDWKRTLDEYENIPDKDIQRILQVSYDALKEKDQSVFLDIACCFKGCKWTKVKKILHAHYGHCIEHHVGVLAEKCLIGHWEYDTYVTLHDLIEDMGKEVVRQESPKKPGERSRLWFHDDILNVLRDNMGTENIEMIYLKFDPTARETEWDGMACKKMTNLKTLIIEDGNYFSGGPGHLPSSLRYWKWISCPLKSLSCISSKEFNYMKVLTLDFCEYLTHIPDVSGLPNLEKCSFRYCFSLITIPSSIGHLNKLEILNAYGCSKLEHFPELLCKMSNIKDIKIYDTSIEELPYSFQNFSEIQRLTIYGYYLPGKLRFQKYNDKMNSIVFSNVEHVELRNNNLSDECLPILLKWFVNVTFLDLSQNNFTILPECLGECHRLKHLYLKKCKALEEIRGIPPNLERLFARGCYSLISSSIRMLMSQLDGFHFVLSVPSAGRNDYEVLSFSN, from the exons ATGGCTATGCAATCACCTTCCAGAGTGTTCCTCAATTTCAGGGGCAGTGACACTCGCAACAATTTTACCGGTAATCTCTATAAGGCTCTTGTTGACAAGGGAATTCGTACTTTCATTGATGAAAATGATCTTCAAAGAGGAGATGAAATCACACCATCACTTGTCAAGGCCATTGAAGAATCTAGGATTTGTATTCCCATATTTTCTGCCAACTATGcatcttcttcattttgtttggaCGAACTTGTCCACATCATTCACTGCTACAAGACAAAGAGTTGCTTAGTATTACCCGTTTTCTATGGTGTGGATCCTACTGATGTTCGACGTCATACATGTAGTTATGGTGAATATCTGACTAAGCATGAAGAGGGGTTCCAAAATAACGAGAAAAACATGGAGCGATTGCGTCAATGGAAGATGGCTCTTACTCAAGCTGCTAATTTGTCCGGCTATCATTATAGTCCTCATGA ATATGAACACAAGTTTATTGAGAAGATAGTCCAATACATCTCCAACAATATCAATCATGATTTTTTAAACGTAGCCAAATACCCTGTTGGATTACAGTCCCGAATAGAACAAGTGAAATTGCTTCTTGACATGGGCTCTGAGGATGAGGTCCGCATGGTAGGACTTTTTGGTACTGGAGGCATGGGTAAATCAACACTTGCAAAAgcagtttttaattttcttgcTGATCAATTTGAAGGTGTATGTTTTCTTCATAATGTCAGAGAGAATTCAAGTCATAATAACCTGAAACATCTCCAAAAGATGCTCCtttcaaaaatagttaaatttgaCGGTAAGTTAGAAGATGTTAGTGAGGGAATACCAATCATAAAGGAAAGACTATCTAGAAAGAAGATTCTTttgattgttgatgatgttgacaAACTGGAGCAGCTAGAGGCTTTGGCTGGAGGACTTGATTGGTTCGGTCATGGAAGCAGAGTCATCATTACCACTCGTGATAAACACTTACTAGCCTGTCATGGGATTACAAGTACACATGCAGTAGAAGAATTGAATGAGACAGAAGCTCTTGAATTGTTGAGGCGAATGgcttttaaaaatgacaaagttCCTTCAAGTTATGAAGAGATTTTAAACCGTGTAGTTACTTATGCATCTGGCCTGCCCTTAGCAATAGTAACAATAGGGGGCAATTTGTTTGGAAGGAAGGTAGAAGATTGGAAGCGTACATTAGATGAGTATGAAAATATTCCCGATAAAGATATCCAAAGGATACTTCAAGTAAGCTATGATGCTTTGAAGGAAAAGGATCAGAGTGTCTTTCTAGACATTGCTTGTTGCTTCAAAGGGTGTAAATGGACAAAGgttaaaaaaatacttcatgCTCATTATGGCCATTGCATAGAACATCATGTTGGAGTGTTGGCTGAAAAATGTCTCATAGGTCATTGGGAATATGACACTTATGTGACCTTACATGACTTGATAGAGGACATGGGTAAAGAAGTCGTTCGACAAGAATCTCCCAAGAAGCCTGGAGAACGCAGTAGGTTGTGGTTTCACGATGATATACTTAACGTTTTAAGAGATAATATG gGAACTGAGAATAttgaaatgatatatttaaaatttgaccCAACGGCAAGAGAAACAGAGTGGGATGGAATGGCTTGCAAGAAGATGACAAATCTCAAAACACTTATCATTGAAGATGGTAATTACTTTTCTGGGGGTCCTGGGCATCTTCCAAGTAGTTTGAGATATTGGAAATGGATAAGTTGTCCTTTGAAGTCTCTTTCTTGTATTTCGAGCAAG gAGTTCAACTATATGAAAGTCTTGACATTGGATTTTTGTGAATATTTAACCCATATACCCGATGTCTCGGGTCTTCCAAATCTAGAAAAGTGCTCATTTCGATATTGTTTTAGTTTAATTACAATTCCCAGTTCGATTGGACACCTAAATAAACTTGAAATCTTAAATGCATATGGTTGCAGCAAACTTGAGCATTTTCCAGAATTATTATGTAAGATgtcaaatataaaagatattaaGATATATGATACTTCCATAGAAGAATTGCCatattcatttcaaaatttcagtGAAATTCAACGGTTAACAATATATGGATACTACCTACCGGGAAAGCTCAGGTTCcaaaaatataatgataaaaTGAATTCAATAGTGTTTTCAAATGTGGAACATGTTGAGCTCAGAAACAACAACCTCTCAGATGAATGTCTCCCAATACTTCTCAAGTGGTTTGTTAATGTGACATTTCTAGACTTATCGCAGAACAATTTCACAATTCTTCCCGAGTGCCTTGGTGAATGTCACCGTCTTAAGCATCTTTATTTGAAGAAGTGCAAGGCTCTTGAGGAAATTAGAGGGATTCCACCAAATCTTGAAAGGCTTTTTGCACGCGGGTGTTATTCATTGATTTCCTCAAGTATAAGAATGTTAATGAGTCAg CTTGACGGATTTCATTTCGTTCTATCCGTGCCTTCCgctg GTCGAAACGACTATGAAGTGCTGAGTTTCTCAAACTAA